One Cellulomonas sp. NS3 genomic region harbors:
- a CDS encoding prolipoprotein diacylglyceryl transferase — MARVATGTVTASTPVPGARRVSAYTVCGALGTAAATAVAAWVLGLRGAPPLLAVGLLAAGLVAAAAVAVAAQALLHRHTLVAVHELAAVGVAAAGVAAVARVPVADVLDAVVTGCVALLAVGRLGCLRVGCCYGTPARHGVRYGVDRVRDGFPAHLCGVPLVPVQALESAAAGAVAVGGVVGVLGGAASGTVAAGATVAYVSARFVLELWRGDSPRAGAAGLTHAQWSACGAALAVACVAAVGGGGRAWHAWCAAGLVLGAAHLVARRRRAGASGRLLDAAHRHELVRAVRQAFGPADGGPVQVVRTSLGVCVSGGAGATGGRSWAHATVSFPWPVDPARAAATARLVRAVRDPSSRLTLLARGPDRVQVVLTPQEPRTATGAARVVRRRSVLPGTGSGRVPGSVGVSGGTGRTTSP, encoded by the coding sequence GTGGCCCGGGTCGCCACCGGGACCGTGACGGCGTCGACCCCGGTGCCCGGCGCGCGCCGCGTCTCGGCGTACACCGTGTGCGGCGCGCTCGGGACCGCCGCGGCGACCGCGGTCGCCGCGTGGGTGCTCGGCCTGCGCGGCGCACCGCCCCTGCTCGCGGTCGGCCTGCTCGCCGCGGGGCTGGTCGCGGCCGCCGCGGTCGCGGTCGCGGCGCAGGCGCTCCTGCACCGGCACACGCTCGTCGCGGTGCACGAGCTCGCGGCCGTGGGCGTGGCAGCCGCCGGGGTCGCCGCGGTCGCACGCGTGCCCGTCGCGGACGTCCTCGACGCCGTCGTCACCGGGTGCGTGGCTCTGCTCGCGGTCGGGCGGCTCGGCTGCCTGCGGGTGGGCTGCTGCTACGGGACGCCCGCACGCCACGGGGTGCGCTACGGCGTCGACCGCGTGCGGGACGGCTTCCCGGCGCACCTGTGCGGGGTTCCCCTCGTCCCGGTGCAGGCCCTGGAGTCCGCGGCCGCCGGGGCGGTCGCCGTCGGCGGCGTCGTCGGCGTGCTCGGGGGCGCCGCGTCGGGCACCGTCGCCGCGGGGGCCACCGTCGCGTACGTGTCCGCCCGCTTCGTGCTGGAGCTGTGGCGCGGCGACAGCCCGCGCGCCGGCGCGGCTGGGCTCACGCACGCGCAGTGGTCGGCGTGCGGCGCCGCACTCGCCGTCGCCTGCGTGGCCGCGGTCGGAGGCGGCGGCCGGGCGTGGCACGCGTGGTGCGCCGCGGGGCTCGTGCTCGGGGCCGCGCACCTCGTCGCACGCCGACGCCGGGCCGGGGCGTCGGGGCGGCTGCTCGACGCGGCGCACCGCCACGAGCTGGTCCGTGCCGTGCGGCAGGCGTTCGGCCCGGCCGACGGCGGGCCCGTGCAGGTGGTCCGCACGTCGCTCGGGGTGTGCGTCTCGGGCGGCGCCGGCGCGACCGGTGGACGGTCCTGGGCGCACGCCACGGTGTCGTTCCCGTGGCCCGTCGACCCCGCGCGGGCGGCGGCCACGGCCCGCCTCGTGCGCGCGGTGCGCGACCCGTCGAGCCGGCTGACCCTGCTCGCGCGCGGACCGGACCGCGTCCAGGTCGTGCTGACCCCGCAGGAGCCCCGCACGGCGACCGGCGCCGCACGCGTGGTGCGACGCCGGTCGGTGCTGCCGGGGACGGGCTCGGGGCGGGTCCCCGGCAGCGTCGGGGTCAGCGGCGGAACAGGTCGGACCACCAGTCCGTGA
- a CDS encoding DUF4157 domain-containing protein, translated as MSVARDNPQRPAGAPDARRAATPDVRPEPATGSSRAAADGLRRSRGSVLALQRLAGNAAAASAVRHLQRDGGAPAGTTATATPAEPALLVDAGVAPGPGQLSTEAFLRELRPALESTVEAGLAGTPYSVAGCPWIDHWITYYQVRPAAQLERALRLWAPQAAAAATGGDYVPAVCARVHDGVASWRSTGAVPSAPQGGPDAGGPAGGAPGAAPPAPAAPVQRAPDGPGQPGATVTTDGTRRAGTAAGSTGSGDLLDAGTRARLGGPDVDVRLHTGGAGRAVAERAGAEAVTYGRSISLAPGAPAPGTPLGDALLAHELAHVAQQQDATTRSAGEPDATPSTDDALEHDAHLGVASTLLRLHDEHAMAAAVEDRPRLRSGLRIARCSDTPALRDPRPDYDDAVSRLRVLYARKQAVVDGTEPPEALPSIDAGIAVEVARLRELGITVDADRIHAAVTAAEPVDLLQVRGRVERLPDGPAFLGQRMQLHAALDYLPAGRTAQYEWRWRTGGSREFQFLAAPGRSRATDLELGEPFWNLIDDDIRRSHEIEVLARVYLGEEETAVATLSSGSVALSDEVPGTISLSADPPSLVQGGRTTVRPAEWVPPRSTYSIDWDVDGEAAARDVPVLDRTFDRAGERQVTARLYQVRRSFGIQDRRLVQEVRTTLRVEDPVAAGERVLDAATPDRLPALGTVATSIEESIADMERRAALGGEQAEYWRDRIEAQRNRLARLREQAPGSGAMRTLPGDPAALDPAGVYSAAVPAAIVLPSGGGAQPLAVHLTLRHADGVWHARLIDSTSADVVHFDGQAATAPAAQVAALRAWGADHPYPRGGTVTYRGVAFAPGGSFETTTAWNTAKAWVDGILTVGGVVVAGLLLLTPEPTTGTKWLGAIILAASVGRSAVAIYENVTMGIPPTDSRNVLEGLSIVTALVGAGGSALRQIGVSAVRPTVYRAGNYLVMTSLAGDVGTLAFATEAAYAQVRAAQNDPTLDEGQRAMAVLRVISSVMLNGAMFFVSNRDLMKQGLRRSDFFRTDPAAVVRGTPPGEVRLETGARLDVAAELKAAGEPLVGERLRSRSLTDRELVDRHGTLPWMRQELTPPHVAEMLLHMETDALVALQDVGAATARTALLGLGDYGAANVLAPVMRGSGVASVAASRVATGSTIVVCPTNRGLVRINGELDISPRRLVEIPAAGREDVMRAYKALQDAGGSRAALTPADRELLDRVTGTSNGFRLRSEYHRAQADALLVELGITTLPAEQRAIFDAMTDADRDRLFDLVNERPPSAARDLRRQAAAYALPRSDSVRAFVEQYQVYSTHFLGTARARIDVYAERVRTEVAAATAASGGTPPTPKQLQAIQNRVKTALGITGNAENFYYAQVLHEMSGRTSGGAVDTTRPGAAAVADVEAEYQRRVTDLRGRVGSVAVPPGLPDAELVARLQGLGDIPFGSEPAAAYHVAKHYSELPPGVRSAAEAAGASDVDTYLLSAHRTIVSGSATLSSSQDGTARSVRFVHDGMIAIVRVGNDGRALLATHMGGR; from the coding sequence GTGAGCGTGGCGCGCGACAACCCGCAGCGGCCCGCCGGCGCGCCGGACGCGCGCCGTGCGGCCACCCCGGACGTCCGTCCGGAGCCGGCCACCGGGTCCTCGCGGGCCGCCGCCGACGGCCTGCGCCGGTCGCGCGGCTCGGTCCTCGCGCTGCAGCGGCTCGCCGGGAACGCGGCCGCCGCGTCCGCGGTGCGCCACCTCCAGCGGGACGGCGGCGCGCCCGCCGGGACGACCGCCACCGCCACGCCGGCCGAGCCGGCGCTGCTCGTGGACGCCGGCGTCGCGCCGGGCCCGGGGCAGCTCAGCACCGAAGCATTCCTGCGCGAGCTGCGCCCCGCGCTCGAGTCCACGGTCGAGGCGGGCCTCGCGGGCACCCCCTACTCGGTCGCCGGGTGCCCGTGGATCGACCACTGGATCACGTACTACCAGGTCCGGCCCGCGGCGCAGCTCGAGCGGGCGCTGCGGCTCTGGGCACCGCAGGCGGCGGCCGCGGCGACCGGCGGCGACTACGTCCCCGCGGTGTGCGCCCGGGTGCACGACGGCGTGGCGTCGTGGCGGTCGACCGGAGCGGTCCCGTCGGCGCCGCAGGGCGGCCCGGACGCGGGAGGCCCGGCGGGCGGTGCTCCCGGTGCGGCACCGCCGGCTCCCGCCGCGCCCGTGCAGCGGGCCCCGGACGGTCCCGGGCAGCCGGGGGCGACCGTGACGACCGACGGGACGCGCCGGGCGGGGACCGCAGCGGGCTCGACCGGCTCCGGTGACCTCCTCGACGCCGGGACGCGCGCGCGCCTCGGCGGGCCCGACGTCGACGTGCGGCTGCACACCGGCGGCGCCGGCAGGGCGGTGGCCGAGCGGGCCGGCGCGGAGGCCGTCACCTACGGCCGCTCGATCTCCCTGGCCCCCGGAGCGCCGGCCCCGGGGACGCCGCTGGGCGACGCGCTGCTCGCGCACGAGCTCGCGCACGTCGCGCAGCAGCAGGACGCCACCACCCGGTCCGCCGGGGAGCCGGACGCGACGCCGTCGACCGACGACGCGCTCGAGCACGACGCGCACCTCGGGGTCGCCTCGACGCTGCTCCGGCTGCACGACGAGCACGCCATGGCCGCCGCCGTCGAGGACCGCCCGCGCCTGCGCTCGGGGCTCCGGATCGCCCGGTGCTCGGACACACCCGCTCTCCGCGACCCGCGTCCGGACTACGACGACGCGGTCAGCCGCCTGCGCGTGCTGTACGCACGCAAGCAGGCGGTCGTCGACGGCACCGAGCCACCCGAGGCGCTCCCGTCGATCGACGCGGGGATCGCCGTCGAGGTGGCCCGGCTGCGCGAGCTCGGCATCACGGTCGACGCGGACCGGATCCACGCCGCCGTGACCGCCGCCGAGCCCGTCGACCTCCTCCAGGTCCGCGGCCGGGTCGAGCGCCTGCCCGACGGCCCGGCGTTCCTCGGCCAGCGGATGCAGCTGCACGCGGCGCTCGACTACCTGCCCGCGGGACGCACGGCGCAGTACGAGTGGCGGTGGCGCACCGGCGGCTCGCGCGAGTTCCAGTTCCTCGCGGCCCCCGGGCGCTCCCGCGCGACCGACCTCGAGCTCGGCGAGCCGTTCTGGAACCTGATCGACGACGACATCCGGCGCAGCCACGAGATCGAGGTCCTCGCCCGGGTCTACCTCGGCGAGGAGGAGACCGCCGTGGCGACCCTGTCGTCCGGGTCCGTGGCGCTGTCCGACGAGGTGCCCGGCACCATCTCGCTCAGCGCCGACCCGCCGTCGCTCGTCCAGGGGGGCCGGACCACCGTGCGGCCCGCCGAGTGGGTCCCGCCGCGCTCGACGTACTCGATCGACTGGGACGTCGACGGGGAGGCCGCCGCGCGGGACGTGCCGGTGCTCGACCGGACGTTCGACCGCGCGGGCGAGCGCCAGGTCACCGCCCGGCTCTACCAGGTGCGGCGGAGCTTCGGCATCCAGGACCGCCGGCTCGTGCAGGAGGTGCGCACGACCCTGCGCGTCGAGGACCCGGTGGCGGCGGGCGAGCGCGTGCTCGACGCGGCCACGCCGGACCGGCTGCCCGCGCTCGGGACCGTCGCGACGTCGATCGAGGAGTCGATCGCCGACATGGAGCGCCGCGCGGCCCTCGGGGGCGAGCAGGCCGAGTACTGGCGTGACCGCATCGAGGCGCAGCGCAACCGCCTGGCCCGGCTGCGCGAGCAGGCCCCCGGCTCCGGGGCGATGCGCACGCTGCCCGGCGACCCCGCCGCGCTGGACCCCGCGGGCGTGTACTCGGCGGCGGTGCCCGCCGCGATCGTGCTCCCGAGCGGCGGTGGCGCGCAGCCGCTCGCGGTGCACCTGACGCTGCGGCACGCCGACGGCGTGTGGCACGCGCGGCTCATCGACTCCACGAGCGCCGACGTCGTGCACTTCGACGGCCAGGCGGCGACCGCGCCGGCCGCGCAGGTGGCGGCCCTGCGGGCGTGGGGCGCGGACCACCCCTACCCGCGCGGCGGCACCGTGACGTACCGCGGGGTGGCGTTCGCGCCCGGCGGGTCCTTCGAGACCACGACCGCGTGGAACACCGCGAAGGCGTGGGTCGACGGCATCCTCACGGTCGGCGGGGTCGTCGTCGCGGGGCTGCTGCTGCTCACCCCCGAGCCGACGACCGGCACGAAGTGGCTCGGCGCGATCATCCTCGCCGCGTCCGTGGGCCGGTCGGCCGTCGCGATCTACGAGAACGTCACGATGGGCATCCCGCCGACGGACTCCCGCAACGTCCTCGAAGGGCTCTCGATCGTCACCGCGCTCGTCGGGGCGGGCGGCAGCGCGCTGCGCCAGATCGGCGTGTCCGCGGTGCGGCCGACCGTCTACCGCGCGGGCAACTACCTCGTCATGACGTCGCTCGCGGGCGACGTCGGCACCCTCGCCTTCGCGACCGAGGCGGCGTACGCGCAGGTCCGCGCCGCCCAGAACGACCCGACGCTCGACGAGGGCCAGCGCGCGATGGCGGTGCTCCGCGTGATCTCGAGCGTCATGCTCAACGGCGCGATGTTCTTCGTGAGCAACCGCGACCTCATGAAGCAGGGGCTCCGGCGCTCCGACTTCTTCCGCACCGACCCGGCAGCGGTCGTGCGCGGCACGCCGCCCGGGGAGGTACGGCTCGAGACCGGCGCCCGCCTCGACGTCGCCGCGGAGCTCAAGGCGGCGGGCGAGCCGCTCGTCGGCGAGCGGCTCCGCTCACGCTCCCTGACCGACCGCGAGCTCGTCGACCGGCACGGGACGCTGCCCTGGATGCGCCAGGAGCTCACGCCGCCGCACGTCGCGGAGATGCTGCTGCACATGGAGACCGACGCGCTCGTCGCGCTCCAGGACGTCGGCGCCGCGACGGCGCGGACCGCGCTGCTCGGGCTCGGCGACTACGGCGCGGCCAACGTGCTGGCGCCCGTGATGCGCGGGAGCGGCGTCGCGTCCGTGGCCGCGAGCCGCGTGGCGACGGGCAGCACGATCGTCGTGTGCCCCACGAACCGGGGCCTCGTGCGGATCAACGGCGAGCTCGACATCAGCCCGCGCAGGCTCGTCGAGATCCCGGCGGCGGGACGCGAGGACGTCATGCGCGCGTACAAGGCGCTGCAGGACGCCGGCGGGAGCCGCGCCGCGCTCACCCCCGCGGACCGCGAGCTGCTCGACCGGGTCACCGGGACCTCGAACGGGTTCCGGCTGCGCAGCGAGTACCACCGCGCGCAGGCCGACGCGCTGCTCGTCGAGCTCGGGATCACGACGCTGCCCGCCGAGCAGCGCGCGATCTTCGACGCGATGACCGACGCCGACCGGGACCGGCTGTTCGACCTGGTCAACGAGCGCCCCCCGTCCGCGGCACGGGACCTCCGCCGCCAGGCCGCGGCCTACGCGCTGCCCCGCTCCGACAGCGTCCGGGCGTTCGTCGAGCAGTACCAGGTGTACTCGACGCACTTCCTCGGCACGGCCCGCGCGCGCATCGACGTGTACGCCGAGCGGGTCCGGACCGAGGTGGCGGCGGCGACCGCGGCGTCGGGTGGCACGCCGCCGACCCCCAAGCAGCTCCAGGCCATCCAGAACCGGGTCAAGACCGCGCTCGGGATCACGGGCAACGCCGAGAACTTCTACTACGCGCAGGTGCTCCACGAGATGTCCGGGCGCACCTCCGGGGGCGCGGTCGACACCACCCGTCCCGGCGCCGCCGCGGTCGCCGACGTCGAGGCGGAGTACCAGCGCCGCGTCACCGACCTGCGTGGGCGGGTCGGCTCGGTCGCGGTGCCGCCCGGGCTGCCCGACGCCGAGCTCGTGGCCAGGCTCCAGGGGCTCGGCGACATCCCGTTCGGCAGCGAGCCGGCCGCCGCGTACCACGTCGCGAAGCACTACTCGGAGCTCCCCCCGGGAGTCCGGTCGGCCGCCGAGGCCGCGGGGGCGTCGGACGTCGACACGTACCTGCTGAGCGCGCACCGCACCATCGTGAGCGGGTCCGCGACGCTCAGCTCGAGCCAGGACGGCACGGCGCGCTCCGTGCGGTTCGTGCACGACGGCATGATCGCCATCGTGCGCGTCGGGAACGACGGGCGCGCGCTGCTGGCGACCCACATGGGAGGGCGATGA
- a CDS encoding ABC transporter substrate-binding protein — MHPARPRRRALALVAAAALLLTACSSGGEEPATAPTATAQPDEVEVFTWWASGSEKLGLDSLVATFAEQHPEITFVNGSVAGGGGGAAKDLLQSRLEANDPPDTFQAHAGAELTDYIEAGRLEDISALYDEWELRSAFPEDLIERLTVDGKIYSIPSNIHRANVVWANPGVLSASGLDPAASYASIDEWIVALRAVAATGRTPLSIATTWTQVHLLETVLLADLGPDAYSGLWDGTTDWAGPEVREAIEHFDVLLELSNADRESLDWPDATQRVIDGQAAFNVMGDWAVAEFEDAGKVRGTDFTYFPVPGTQGVFDFLADSFVLPVGAPHPDGARAWLDTISSVDGQTAFNLEKGSIPARGDVSSSYFSDYQQSAMESFYVDRIVSSLAHGAAAPNGTLTAISTATGRFATGTTDAAAFQAELVAAATTTP; from the coding sequence ATGCACCCAGCTCGTCCCCGCCGCCGCGCGCTCGCTCTCGTCGCCGCGGCCGCCCTCCTGCTCACCGCCTGCTCGTCCGGCGGTGAGGAGCCGGCGACCGCGCCGACCGCCACGGCCCAGCCCGACGAGGTCGAGGTCTTCACCTGGTGGGCCAGCGGGTCCGAGAAGCTGGGCCTGGACTCGCTCGTCGCCACGTTCGCCGAGCAGCACCCCGAGATCACGTTCGTGAACGGGTCCGTCGCGGGCGGCGGGGGCGGCGCCGCCAAGGACCTCCTGCAGTCGCGCCTCGAGGCGAACGACCCGCCGGACACGTTCCAGGCGCACGCCGGCGCCGAGCTGACCGACTACATCGAGGCCGGTCGCCTCGAGGACATCTCGGCGCTCTACGACGAGTGGGAGCTGCGCTCGGCGTTCCCCGAGGACCTGATCGAGCGGCTCACGGTCGACGGGAAGATCTACTCCATCCCGTCGAACATCCACCGCGCCAACGTCGTGTGGGCGAACCCCGGCGTGCTGAGCGCGTCCGGCCTCGACCCGGCGGCGAGCTACGCGAGCATCGACGAGTGGATCGTCGCGCTGCGGGCCGTCGCGGCGACCGGCCGCACCCCGCTGTCGATCGCCACGACCTGGACCCAGGTGCACCTGCTCGAGACGGTGCTGCTGGCCGACCTCGGCCCCGACGCCTACTCGGGGCTGTGGGACGGGACGACGGACTGGGCGGGCCCCGAGGTCCGCGAGGCGATCGAGCACTTCGACGTGCTGCTCGAGCTGAGCAACGCCGACCGGGAGAGCCTGGACTGGCCCGACGCGACGCAGCGCGTGATCGACGGGCAGGCCGCGTTCAACGTCATGGGCGACTGGGCCGTCGCCGAGTTCGAGGACGCCGGCAAGGTCCGCGGCACCGACTTCACCTACTTCCCGGTGCCCGGGACGCAGGGGGTGTTCGACTTCCTCGCCGACTCGTTCGTGCTGCCCGTCGGCGCGCCGCACCCCGACGGCGCCCGCGCGTGGCTCGACACGATCAGCTCGGTCGACGGGCAGACCGCGTTCAACCTCGAGAAGGGCTCGATCCCGGCGCGGGGCGACGTGTCGTCGTCGTACTTCAGCGACTACCAGCAGTCCGCGATGGAGTCGTTCTACGTGGACCGCATCGTGTCCTCGCTCGCGCACGGTGCGGCGGCCCCGAACGGCACGCTCACCGCGATCTCGACGGCCACCGGGCGGTTCGCCACGGGCACCACCGACGCCGCCGCCTTCCAGGCCGAGCTCGTGGCGGCGGCGACCACGACGCCGTAG